A window of Castanea sativa cultivar Marrone di Chiusa Pesio chromosome 1, ASM4071231v1 contains these coding sequences:
- the LOC142643604 gene encoding thioredoxin H-type-like, whose product MAEENQVIGCHTVEAWTQQLEKGNEAKKLVVVDFTASWCGPCRFIAPVLAELAKKTPNVLFLKVDVDELKTVAEEWAVEAMPTFLFLKEGKLVDKVVGAKKEELQLTIEKHATSVE is encoded by the exons atggCTGAAGAGAACCAAGTGATTGGCTGCCACACCGTTGAGGCTTGGACTCAGCAACTTGAGAAGGGAAATGAGGCTAAGAAACTG GTGGTGGTGGATTTCACGGCTTCATGGTGTGGACCATGCCGTTTCATTGCCCCAGTTCTGGCAGAGCTTGCTAAGAAGACTCCTAATGTCTTATTCCTGAAGGTtgatgtggatgaattgaag ACTGTAGCTGAGGAATGGGCTGTGGAGGCAATGCCAACCTTTTTGTTCTTGAAAGAAGGCAAATTAGTGGACAAGGTTGTGGGTGCAAAGAAAGAGGAGTTGCAGCTGACTATAGAAAAGCATGCCACTTCTGTTGAATGA